The nucleotide sequence AGGTAGGAGTGGAGCTGCCCGAGCAGTTCGGCGATGCCTTCCCGGTCGGCGCGGTAGCGGACCAGTTTGCCGCTGCGCGTCGACTGGAGCAGGCCACCGCGCCGGAGGACCGCGAGGTGCTCGGAGGTGGTCGACGGGCCGAGTCCGGCGCGCTCGGCGACCTCGCCGACGGTCAGCTCCTCGCCATCGAGGAAGTGCGCGAAGAGTCTCTGCCGGGTTCCACTGGTCAGCGCCTTGAGGAAGACCTGGAGGTCGTCGCCGGGCACGGCGGCCCCGGGGCGTATCCCCTGTGCCGCACCGGAGCCCGCCCGCTCGGACACCTGGTCGCCGGCCGCCGGTGGGAGCTCGTCCGGGCCCCGGTACGGGCGGGGGACGCGGAGGGGGCGGTGGAGGTCGAACTCGGTCGGAGGGATGTCCAGGGCTGAGCAAGCCTCGCGGACGACGTCCCGCTCGCTGTCGTCGAAGTAACCGTCGGCGCAGCCGATGACGATGCCGATCTGGATGACGGCCCGGGCCTCGGCGGGCCTCCTCTTCGCCTTGCCGATCTCCCGCATGGCGCTCGCCATCCCGAGGGCGAAGTCCGTGGTGAGCTCGTCGAGGTGGTCCTCGAAGCGGTGGTGCAGCTCGTCCGGGGGGAAGTTCTGGAGCACGTCGTTGGTGGCGATGAGCTGGGCGACGCGCTGCCGCTCGGACAGATCGATCGTGCCGTCCGCCGCGGCCACCAGGGCGCACATCGCCATGCTCGCGTCCCGGAAGGCCCCGCTCCGCAAGTCGTTCTTCTTCGCCGTGAGCTGAGCCTGCATCGTCTGGACCGAGTCCTTGAGGCGGTCCCACAGCGTCATCTGCATCTCCTTCTCAGTAATACCTCCATTGTGAGGAGAAAACAGAATCTACAGGTTTGTAGAGTCCCTTCGCGCGCTGTCGCGGCACCCTCGCCTCCCCTGGCTTCAAATGATCGGTTGCGGCGCACCCACGCTTCTCCCTCACCCCGGGTCTGGTGGGCATCGCCAAGGACTACGGCGTCAATGTTTGAGGCCCTCCAGCCGCTGACGTGATACCGCGGTGCGGTCACCGACCGCGGAACAGTCTGACGGGGCGAGCACGGTTCACGGGGCCAATAGGGACGATGGCCCGGCTGTCGCTGCCGGATGCGGACAGCCGGACAAGCACGGTGGCGTGGGAGCCCTGCTCCATGGGACTGCCGGAACGAAGGTCGAGTAACTGGGCCGCGCCCGCGCCCACTTGCTCGCCATCGGGTCGCTTGTGTACCGGACGCGGCTCAGAAGCCGATGTCGGCCTGTCGGTAGGTGGGCGGTCGGCGGACGCGGCCGGCCTGCTCGTAGGCGTAGGCGAGGCGGAGCAGCTTCGGCTCGCTCCACGCCGTACCCATGAATGTCAGGCCGACCGGCAGCCCGAACGCGAAGCCGGCCGGGACGCTGATCGCGGGGTATCCGGCGAGTGCGGCGGGCGTCGACGCACCGCCGCCGTAGCTGTCCCCGCGGATCAGGTCGATTTTGGCCGGCGGTCCGGTGGTCGGCATCACGAGTGCGTCCAGGCGGAATCGGCGCAGCACCGCATCGATGCCTTCGGCGCGCGAGAGCCGGTGGTTGGTGGCCAGCGCCTGACGGTACTCGCGTTCGGTGAAGTCCATTTGGTGCACCGCCTCCAGCCCGTCCTGCCGCACATAGCGAAGCTCGCGGTCGGCGTGCGCACGGTTGAACGCGATCAGCTCCGCCAGGCTGCGCGGATGGTCGCCGGGGGCACCGGCCAGGTAGGCGTTCAGCGCACGCTTGATCTCATACGCCTGGACGACCATCGAACTTGGCAGGTCTTCAAGCTGCTCGGCCGTCGGGATGTCGGCCGGGTCGACCACCGTCGCCCCGGCCTCGCGCAACGTGGCGATCGCCCGCTCCGCGATCTCGTCGGCGTGGTGGCTGTAGCCGAAGTACACCGCTCGCGGTACGCCGATGCGCGCCCCACGCAGCCCGTCGGCGTCCAGGAAACGGGTGTAGTCGCGATGGAAGCGGCCGCGACTCGCCTCGGTCGCCGGATCGCGGTCGTCGATCCCGACCAGGGCGCCGAGCAGGATCGCCGCGTCGCGGACCGTGCGCGCGATCGGGCCGACGCTGTCCTGGCTCGGCACACCGGGGATCACGCCGCCGCGCCCGACCAGTCCGACGGTCGGTTTCACCCCGACGACGCAGTTCGCCGAGGCCGGGTCGATGATCGAACCGTTGGTCTCCGTTCCGATTCCGGCGACGCACAGGCTTGCCGCGGTGGCAACCGCGGTACCGGAGCTGGACTCATTCGGTGACCGGTCCAGCTTGTACGGGTTCCGGGTCTGCCCACCGCGGGCGCTCCAGCCGGCGTGGTGGGTGAGCGACATCCCGCCGGCCCACTCGCTCAGGTTGGTCTTGCCGAGGATGACGGCACCGGCCGCGCGCAGCCTGGCGGCGACCGTGGCGTCCTTTGCCGGCCGCAGGCCCCGCAGGGCGAGTGATCCGGCCGTCGTGTGCATCCGGTCCGCGGTCTCCACCAAGTCCTTGAGCAGGATGGGCATGCCGTGCAACGGCCTGCCCAGATCACCCTCCGCGTCCACCCGCCGGGCCTCGCGCAGCGCGTCGGGATTGACCTCGATCACCGCGTGCAGGAGCGGGTCGATGCGTTCGATGCGGTCCAGGTAGTAGCGGGTGAGCCGTTCGGCGTCGAGCTGTCCGTCGTTCATCCGCCGGCGAAGCTCGGTGATGCCCAGCTCTTCCAGCCCTGTGGTCGCGGCGCCCCCTGTTGATGTGGCGCTTCCTGGGGTGGCGGCACGGGCTTGGACGGAGGCTCCGCCAAGCCATGGTGTGGCTGCTGCGGCGGTGCCGAGCGCGAGCGCTGTGCGGCGTGAGGTGTTCATCCGGTCCATTCGGTGCGACTCCTGCGGCGAGGCGATGGATTCACAGGCACGCTAGAGGCGTAGCCGCAGATTCTCCCTACGGCTGTCCCCCGGCTCTGCTGTGGAAGCGGCCCCCCGCCGCACCGGGGGTCAGCCGGAACGTCCAGTGCCGCGACGCTCAGCAGTACTCGCGTCAGCCAGGACGGTTTCGCATCTCACGGACGCCTGGGCGGTAGCAATGCGCAAGTACTCCAGCTTTTCATCGTCCGAAGTGCCGGGCTCTGCCGTATAGGTAACGATCCTCACATCGTGGTCAGGCACCTTCATTACATCGTTGTCGAGGCTTATCTCCCCCACCAGAGGATGCCGCAGGCGTTTGTGGCCGCCCAGGCGGGAGCCGAGTGCTGGAGTGCTCCACAGGGCCCGGAACTCTTCGCTGTTACTCATGACCTCGTCAATCAGAGCTCTGAAGTCCTCATCATGAGGATATGCTCCGTGCGTTATCCGAAGGTCTACGACGAGAGCAGCTTTGAATTCCGCGGTGCTCTGCTCGACGGGAAAGAGCGGATGGTCCGTGTCCGACGGCTCGTTGAACACCGCGCGCACCAGGTTTCGTTCTTCCGACGAGCGACGGGACGGGTCACCCAGCAAGGCCGCCCACATGGATGTCCATGACAGCAGGGTCCATGAGGCGGAGAACACTCCCACCGGAATGTTCCCCCAGCGGCTGACGAGCCGTTGTACACCAGGCGGCATCAGATGCGGGATTTTGGGGGGCGTCGGCGGAAGAAGCCCGGCCACCAGGTGCAGATGGCAGGTTTCATCCGTACTCAGTCGCAGCGCGCGGGCGAGGGAGGCCACGACATCGCGCGATGGGCGCTGAGACCGGCCCTGTTCAAGACGGAGAAGGTAATCCGTGGATATTCCCGCCAGATGGGCAAGCTCTTCGCGGCGCAAGCCGGCGGTGCGCCGCCGGCGAGTGGCCGGCAGTCCAACGTCTTCAGTCGTGATTCGGGCACGCCATGCACGCAGCGTGTTACCCAGCGAGTTCTCTGGACGACTCATGATCCCATTGTTACCGACCCTGCGGTCGGTAACATGGTACTGCCGTTCCTGGGATAAGTTGGGCGGGCGCCTTAGTCGTGGTGACCGAGATGGGCCGTCAGAAGATTCGCATCCCCGCCTGTGGTGAGCGCACCGCTGGCGACGTAGACCGTGTCGCCGTCGACCGCCACTGATGTGGTGTTCTGCAGACCATCGCTCTCATCGAGGACGGTACGGTCGGCCTTGCCCGGAGTGATGAGAACCAGCTTGCTCGGGACGTTGAGTGCGGCCAGCAGCTGATCACCACGGCCGGTAAAGGCGAAATCATCGACGCTGTCGAGTCCGGATGCCGTGATCTGATGCGGACCAGCGGTTCCCTTGTCTGTCAGGGGTATCCGAAGGATTGTTCCTCGATCGATATTGGAGACCCACACAGCTCCGTTGTGCACCTTCACGCCGTTGGCGCCGAAGAAGTGAGTCGGGGCGAGATCCTCTCCCGCGGCCCAGAGCTTGGCAGTTCCGCCGTGCGATCCGACCTGCCACACTCTGCCCTGTGTGGAGTCGGTGATGTAGAAGTTCCC is from Streptomyces hygroscopicus and encodes:
- a CDS encoding ArsR family transcriptional regulator, which encodes MTLWDRLKDSVQTMQAQLTAKKNDLRSGAFRDASMAMCALVAAADGTIDLSERQRVAQLIATNDVLQNFPPDELHHRFEDHLDELTTDFALGMASAMREIGKAKRRPAEARAVIQIGIVIGCADGYFDDSERDVVREACSALDIPPTEFDLHRPLRVPRPYRGPDELPPAAGDQVSERAGSGAAQGIRPGAAVPGDDLQVFLKALTSGTRQRLFAHFLDGEELTVGEVAERAGLGPSTTSEHLAVLRRGGLLQSTRSGKLVRYRADREGIAELLGQLHSYLLAPSEPQDPPLTQGCA
- a CDS encoding amidase, with the protein product MDRMNTSRRTALALGTAAAATPWLGGASVQARAATPGSATSTGGAATTGLEELGITELRRRMNDGQLDAERLTRYYLDRIERIDPLLHAVIEVNPDALREARRVDAEGDLGRPLHGMPILLKDLVETADRMHTTAGSLALRGLRPAKDATVAARLRAAGAVILGKTNLSEWAGGMSLTHHAGWSARGGQTRNPYKLDRSPNESSSGTAVATAASLCVAGIGTETNGSIIDPASANCVVGVKPTVGLVGRGGVIPGVPSQDSVGPIARTVRDAAILLGALVGIDDRDPATEASRGRFHRDYTRFLDADGLRGARIGVPRAVYFGYSHHADEIAERAIATLREAGATVVDPADIPTAEQLEDLPSSMVVQAYEIKRALNAYLAGAPGDHPRSLAELIAFNRAHADRELRYVRQDGLEAVHQMDFTEREYRQALATNHRLSRAEGIDAVLRRFRLDALVMPTTGPPAKIDLIRGDSYGGGASTPAALAGYPAISVPAGFAFGLPVGLTFMGTAWSEPKLLRLAYAYEQAGRVRRPPTYRQADIGF
- a CDS encoding helix-turn-helix domain-containing protein; translation: MWAALLGDPSRRSSEERNLVRAVFNEPSDTDHPLFPVEQSTAEFKAALVVDLRITHGAYPHDEDFRALIDEVMSNSEEFRALWSTPALGSRLGGHKRLRHPLVGEISLDNDVMKVPDHDVRIVTYTAEPGTSDDEKLEYLRIATAQASVRCETVLADASTAERRGTGRSG